From a single Lolium rigidum isolate FL_2022 chromosome 7, APGP_CSIRO_Lrig_0.1, whole genome shotgun sequence genomic region:
- the LOC124678170 gene encoding receptor homology region, transmembrane domain- and RING domain-containing protein 1-like, which produces MSHRFLLLLLAATTTAVRPCAAVIRLGATSFLDAPARFGPRVTGDGICGSLRAADPANACAPIKNGPGSGPGMAFVLIERGNCSFEGKVREAQLAGFDAAVVYDDEEKSSLYSMVGDPEDIHIPAVFVSKMAGETLKKFARGEDGECCINSSMDETAGTVLVMSFVSLVVIISVLASFLFARNCRLLRHGVDNRPPYIKKHVVEKLPCSVYKAQCSSGENFEEACAICLEDYDNGDMLRLLPCKHEFHVACIDPWLTKWGTFCPVCKLEVITG; this is translated from the exons ATGAGCCACCGCTTCTTGCTCCTGCtcctcgccgccaccaccaccgccgtccgCCCCTGCGCGGCCGTCATCCGCCTGGGCGCCACCTCTTTCCTCGACGCCCCCGCGCGCTTCG GGCCCCGGGTGACCGGCGACGGGATATGCGGGTCGCTGCGCGCCGCGGACCCCGCCAACGCCTGCGCGCCCATCAAGAACGGCCCCGGCTCGGGCCCCGGGATGGCGTTCGTGCTGATCGAGCGGGGGAACTGCAGCTTCGAGGGGAAGGTGCGGGAGGCCCAGCTCGCCGGGTTCGACGCCGCCGTCGTGTACGACGACGAGGAGAAGTCCAGCCTCTACTCCA TGGTTGGTGATCCCGAAGACATACACATCCCTGCGGTATTCGTATCCAAAATGGCTGGGGAGACTTTAAAGAAGTTTGCTAGAGGTGAAGATGGTGAATGCTGCATAAACTCATCGATGGACGAGACTGCAGGGACGGTGTTGGTAATGTCATTTGTATCACTTGTCGTGATCATATCAGTTTTGGCTTCGTTTCTTTTCGCTAGGAACTGCCGACTTCTACGCCATGGAGTTGATAACCGTCCACCTTACATCAAGAAACATGTAGTGGAAAAGCTCCCTTGCTCTGTATATAAAGCTCAGTGTTCAAGTGGCGAAAATTTTGAAGAAGCTTGTGCCATTTGTTTAGAAGACTATGATAATGGTGACATGCTTAGACTTCTCCCATGCAAACATG AATTTCACGTGGCGTGCATTGATCCCTGGCTGACAAAGTGGGGTACATTCTGCCCCGTATGCAAACTTGAAGTAATCACAGGTTAA